AAAAATGTCTAGAGCAAACGTTTGAGTCCTGTGCTGCTCTTTTCCTGCTCACAGTGCGAGCCGTGGCGCCGCGGCTGTGTGCgttcactctcctcctcttcctcttcttcctcctcctcctcctcctcctcctcctcctcctcctcctcctcgtcagtCGGACTTGTCCTTCTTTTTGCCTCCTCCTATGGGAACTTTGCTGACCACCGCAGAGCCCACAGCAGTCACTCCCCCGGCTaccgcacacactcctcctttgaCCAGACCCACTCCGATCCCGGGCAGAGCGGCTACCGAGCACACCGTGGTCTTGGTGAGGTCCAGACTCTTTCCTCCTATCCACGTCACGCCGCCCACGGTCGCCCCTAAAGCTCCCTTGGTGGCACCGTACAAGCCCCCCGCCAACCTGCCGAACATGCCCGGCTGCGCCGGAGGATGATCCTTGTTTTCGTTGTTGTCTGGTTTGAGAAAAGCAATATTTTAAGATCCAGGGACAGGACAGAACTGCTATAAACAAGGGCTGCGAAAACTATTATTCACATTTCACTTCCTGGTGTCGTATGAAAATAGGTGCGGACTAATATTCTTTGGACAAAATAATTGATACAATTCAGCCCGAGTCCAAACATATTGTAGCTTCACATGCCTTTACCCTTAAGAGTCCAATGACGGTTGATAATTGGTTGTGCACGAGATGATTCTTTTCTATATTGATAGATAAATTGCCAAAGAGCATAACATTTGCAGTTAAATggtctttataaaaaaaaaaagggaaccagCTCTACCTCATACAAATACTAACCTATTGAATCTGCACATTTTAGGTTTACCTGAAGAGGATTACTGCAAACAGATAATCCCACAAAACTGTTCTTCCACATAACTCCTCCCCTCGTTTTTCTACGGACAAGATCTGTAAACCGTTGAACACATTGGGGGCAATAAACAGAAAGTTGGACTGCAACAACTAAACGTATACCTGTAGATACTGGCTCATCATTGAGGTATGCAGGCATGTCCTCGGGCATCTCGCTCATCTCTCTGCAAGAATAAACCACACAGTCACCAACAGAGGTATGCAAAACTATAGGGAAAAAGGTTAACATTGTAACATTCAACAGTTTTCCTTGTGGCATCTTTGTGTCAGTTATTATGATCTTCCCCTGATAGAGATGTGCTTGTTGTTGCATATATTTCTGAGTTTACTAATTCCTTGTAGGACACGACCACACGCTCTAGTTATGTGCCACCAAAACCCTTCATTCCAAATAgaaaaagcttttctttaaaGTAAATATCTCGGGATGAGGGTGTGTAGGGACAACGACAGGAGCTTGCTTTGGGTGTGCTGCTGATCCTAAAAACAAGTCAGACCTGTTCACGGTCTGCCACACAGCAGAGCAACA
The DNA window shown above is from Gasterosteus aculeatus chromosome X, fGasAcu3.hap1.1, whole genome shotgun sequence and carries:
- the LOC120809885 gene encoding transmembrane protein 263 translates to MSEMPEDMPAYLNDEPVSTDNNENKDHPPAQPGMFGRLAGGLYGATKGALGATVGGVTWIGGKSLDLTKTTVCSVAALPGIGVGLVKGGVCAVAGGVTAVGSAVVSKVPIGGGKKKDKSD